The DNA sequence AGCAGGGGAAACAGCGCCCGGAAGGTGTCCCAGAACCCCGTGTCGGTGTAGAGGTAGCCGGGCAGCACCTGGCCGTTGAAGGGGCTGTAGTGCACGGGCTTGCCGGCGGCGTCCAGCTCGTACACCTTGCGCGGAAACTGGAGTGCCCGGTAGAGGCAGGAGTAGAACGTGCGCTGCTGCTCGACGGTGCCGCCGCTCACGTCCATCCGGCTCAGGGCTTGGTTCCAGGCGGTGCGGCCCTGCTGGCGTACGGCCTCAAAGTCCTGGTCCCCGATTTCTTTCAGGTTCAGCTCGGCTTGCTCGGGGCTGATGAATGACGAAGCCACCCGCGCCTGCACCTGCTCGCCCTTGCGGGTCTTGAAGCCGACGATGGCCCCGGCGTGCGCGGATTGGCTTTCCAGCACGTTCGGCACCAGGGCGTCGTCCTTGAAGATAACGTTGCTGGTGAAGTCGTGGTCGAACACCAGCACGAAGTAGTTCTTGAAATTCTGGGCCACCCCGCCGCTGTTACGGGTGGTGTAGCCGATGATTTTGCGCTGCTCGGGCAGTACCTTCACGTAAGAGCCGGTGCCCTGGTTCAGCGCGTCGATGACGACGTAGGCGCTGTCGGTTTTGGGGAAGGTGAAGCGGAAGCGGGCCGCCCGGTCGGTGGGCGTGATTTCGGTCGTCACGTCGTGGTCGGCCAAGTACACGCGGTAGTAGTTGGGCTCGGCCACCTCCGCCTTGTGCGAAAACCAGCTGGCGCGGGCGTCCTCGGCAAACACACGCTTGCCGGTGATGGGCATGATCGCAAACTGCCCGTAGTCGTTCATCCAGGGCGAGGGCTGGTGCGTCTGCTTGAAGCCCCGGATTTTATCGGCGCTGTACTGGTAGGCCCAGCCGTCGCCCATCTTGCCGGTTTGCGGCATCCAGGTGTTCATGCCCCAGGGCCGGCAAATGGCCGGGTAGGTGTTGCCGTTGGAAAGGTCGGGCTTGGAGTCGGTGCCCATGAGCGGGTTCACCCACTGGGCATAGTCGATGCCGGCAACGGCGGTGGTTTGGGCCCCGGCCGGGCCAGCGGCCACCAGGGCCCCGGCCGCGAGGGCGTAAATAAGGTTGCGCATTCAGCGAAGAAAGAAAGTGATGGGAAACTTACCGGTACGTGAGCTGCACGGCCGGATTAGCCGCGTAAGCCGCCCACAGCTCGTCAAGGGTTTGGCCGGTTTGCTGCTGCCAGATTTCCGGCGAGTAGATGCGGTTGCGGGCGGCCGCGTCCAGCGCGGTCACTATTTTGGGGTGCCCGTGCTGCTCCAGCCAGACCAGGAAGCGGGCCATGATGCGGTAGCTGTTGGTGTAGTTTTGCCCGGCCTTGTAGTTGGGTAGCTTCCGTCGCCCCGCACGTTGTTCACGCCGTAGGCGTAGCGCACGTAGTCGGCAATGCCCTCCGTGAGCCAGCCGGGGCAAGACCCGTTGGGGTAGGCTTGCACTACGTGCATCACCTCGTGCGTCACCACGCCCAGGTCTTCGGGGTGCTTGAGCAGCCACGCGGGGTTATAAGTGGCCACGCCGTTGCCGGTGGCGGCCACCCCGTCGTAGGCGGGGTCCACCACGAAGGTGATTTTCTTGAGCGTGCGGGGGTTGAAGCGCTTGGCTTCCCGCGGGTATACGGCGAAAAACGTGTCCATCATTCGCTGCTTAGTAACGGGCGAAAACGCGGAGTCCTTCGACACGAACACCAGCGTGTAGCTGCCCTTCGTCAGCGAATCCTTCGCCACATAGCCGGCCCCGGGTTTGGCCACCGGGGCCCCCTGGGCCGCGCCCGTTGCGGGCCGGCCCACGCCAGCGGCCACGAGGAGCAAAATAAGTGGTTTCATTCCCATGCTTACGCATTTTAGGGCCCCGGAGCGCCCCGCCCCAACTAGTGAGGTGCGGTATTCCGGGGCCCTGGTTTGTACTTACCAGCCGGGGTTTTGCACCAGCTTGTTGTTGTTGCTGATTTCGGCCGAAGGCAGGCCCCAGAGCAGGTATTTTGCCTGGAAGGGCGGTCCGACTTCCGCCTTGAAGCCCACCACATCTACGAATTTATTATTTACCACGTCGTAGGTTTTGCGGGTGCGCTGAATGTCGAAGTATGCCTTGTTTTCGTAGGCCAGCTCGTGGTAGCGCTCCTTCCACACGGCTTGCCGAAACTGCTCCTGGCTGAGGCCGGGGGTGAGGTTGGGCAGCTTAGCGCGCGTCCGGATGGCGTTCACCTGGGCATAGGCTTTGGCACTGGCCGCGCCCGCTTCGTTGGTGGCTTCGGCGAAGATGAGCATCACCTCCGGCATCCGCAGCAGGGTCCAGTTCTCGTCGCTTCCGTAGTTCCTGTTCAGGGCGCTTTCCAGCTGAAAGTACTTGTAGAGCGCGTGGGCGTTGAACTTGACGATGCCCGCCGCGGGGTTCTTGAAGGAGGGGTACTGCGAGAAGTAGAACTGCTGCTCCTGCGTCCGCAGGTCGCCGGCTTCGTAGCTATTAAAGAAACCATCGGTCGGAATCAGGGAGCCTGTTTCGTCGCCATAGGCCGAAATACCCGAGAAGTAAGGCACAACTTGCGAGCTGAGGCCGTTGGTGGCGATGCCATTGGCGTACTGCGCCTGCAATATCAATTCGCCCTGGTTTTTGTGCGGATTGTCGTGTAAATAGAGGTAGTTGTCGAACAGCGGGTAGTTACCGGCGTCAATTACCTTGGCGGCCTCATCGGCGGCTTTCTGGTAGTTCTCCTTGATTTGCATCGGGTAGCCGGCCGTGGTCAGGTACACGCTGGCCAGCAGCGACTGCGCCGCCGACTGCGAGATACGCCCGCTGCGGTCCACCACGGGTAAGCCGGCCGCTTCGGCCAGCTGCAAATCGCTGATGATGAGCTTATACACATCGGCCACCGGGCTGCGGGCGGGGTAGAGGTCGGGGCCGGGGCCCGTTACGGGGTTCGTCAGCAGGGGCACGTCGCCGTAGAGCTGGGCCAGCAGGCTGTAGAGGTAGGCCCGGATGAAGTACGCCTCGCCTAGCAAAGACTTCTTCTTGGCCTCGTCCATGCTGATGGCCGGGATGCGCGTAATGGCCAGGTTAGCCGATCCAATGCCGTTGTAGGCGCTGTTCCAGACGTCGGAAAAGAACGGGTTGGCCGGGTCAATGCTCTGGAGCAGCAGCTGCCCGTTGTTGAAGCTCTGGCCCAGGGTAGTGGCGTGCCCCGGCATCAGGTCCAGGGTTATCCAGATGGCCTCGCCGTAGCCGGTACCGTCCTGCACCAGGCGTAGGTTATCGTAGAGGCCGTCTATGGCCGACTGGGCTTGGCCGGCCGTGGTGTAGTAGTCGTCGGGCCGGAGGTTGGAGCGGCTGTCCACGTCCAGAAAATTTTTGCAACCGGTAGCCGCCAGCAGCGCCACGCTAAAAGCGGCGGGCCGGATAAAACGTTGGATGTTAGAAAACATAGGAGGTAGAAATTAGAGGTTAGGGTCTTAGGAATCAGGGTCTCAAAAAATAAGTCTTGTTAGGGAAGATTTAGAAGAAGTATGCCCCAGAAGCCAGTTACCAAGCTGGTACAAAATGAGCCGTGCGCGCTCCGGGTTGCTACATTTTTACTACTAAATTCTTAAACATTAAGACCCTAATTACTTAAAAAGACACATTCAGGCCGGCCGTAAAGCTGCGCGCCTTGGGGTAGTCGAAGAACTGAATCCCTTGCGAAAAGGCATTGTTGAAGGTGGACGTTTCGGGGTCGTAGCCGAAGTACTTCGTGATGAGGAAGTAGTTTTGGGCCGCTACGTACACCCGCAAGCGGGTCAGGCCGGCGCGCTTGGTCAGGGCGTTGTTGAAGTTGTAGCCGAACGAGGCGTTGCGCCCCCGGATGAAGGAGCCGTTCTCCACCTTGTAGGAGTCAATCCGGGTGTCGTAGGAGAGATAGGACGGCCGCACCTGGGCAATGCTCGTGTTCTGGTTGTCAGGAGTCCAGGCATCGGTCAGGGCGCGGGTGTAGCTGTTGGCCTGGCCGGTGCGGTCCTGAGCCGAGTGCTCGGTCAGGTTCATCACGCTGTTGCCGTAGGTGAACTGCAAATCCACCAGCAAATCGAAGTTCTTGTAGCGGAAGTTGTTGATGAACGTACCGAAGCCGGTCGGAATGTTCTTGCCCAGCAGCACCCGGTCCTGGTCGTTGATTTGCCCATCGCCGTTCTGGTCCTTGAACTTGAGGTCGCCAGGCAGGCGGTTATACTTGAGGGCTTGGTCAGCCTCCGCAGTGCTCCAGGTGCCCAGGCGCTCCAAGCCGAAGAACGAGCCCACCGGCTGGCCCACGCGCAGCACGTTGGTCTGGTTCAGGAAGTTTGGGCCGGGAAAGATATCGTCATTGGCCGCGCCCAGGGCCAGGATGCGGTTTTGCAAAAAGGAGATGTTGAATGTCGTGTTCCAGGTAAAGTCCGTGGTCTGCACGTTCACCGTGTTCAGGGCCAGTTCCAGGCCACGGTTGCGCACGCTGCCGATGTTGCTCGGGATGCTGCCGTAGCCGCTGCTGCGCGGCACCGGGGCGTTGAGCAGCAAATTGTTGGTAGTGCGCTGGTAGATGTCGGCCTCCAAGGTGATGCGATTTTGCAGCAGGCCCACGTTCAGGCCCAGATCAAACTGGTCCGCCGTTTCCCACTTCAAGGTCGGGTTGCCCAGTGAGTTAATGGCAATGCCGTTGGTACGATTGCCGTTGAACACGTAGCTGCTGGTGCCCAAAAAGCTCTGCGACACGTAGTTGCCGAAGTCAGGGCCACTGTTACCGGTGCGGCCGTAGCCGAAGCGCAGTTTCAGGTCCGAGATAATCGAATTATCCTTGAGGAAATCTTCCTCCGAGATGCGCCAAGCCACGGCTGCCGACGGAAACACGGCGCTCTTGTTATCGGCCCCAAAGCGCGACGAGCCGTCGCGGCGGATAGTACCGGTCAGCAGGTAGCGGTTTTTGTAGTTGTAGTTGGCCCGGGCGAAGAGGGAGAAAAATTGGTCGGCCTGGTAATCAGAGCTGGGCGGGTTGGGCGTCGAGCCTACGCCCAGGTTGTAGTAATTGTAAGCGTTGTCCACGAGCAGCGTCGTGCTGGCCCCGTTCGAGAGGCTATTGAAGCGCCGCGCGTCCACGCCGGCCACCACGTTCAACGTACCGTTCTCGCTGATCTGCTTGTTGAACGTCAAATAGTTCTGCCATTGTAGCGCCGTGGAGTTGAACGTGTTGAGGCTGGCGTAGCCCTGCTGCCCGCGCAACTGGATCAAGGTGCTGGCAAACGATGGGTCATTGCGCGATTCAATGGTCGTCCCCAGTACGCTGCGGAAATTCAGGCTCGGCAGAATGGTAAAGCTAGCATAGCCATTGCCCGAGAATATCTGGCGGCTGCGCAGCTCCTGGTCCTGCTGGGCAATCGCCACCGGGTTGTCGCCGCTCTCCATGTCGGGGTAGTCCTGGCGCTTGGCGTAAGTGCCGTCCAGGTACTTGGTGGGAAAGATGGAAGGCATCTCAATCATCATGCGCGGGATGTTGTTGCCCCCCGTAAAGTCGTTGCCGATGCTCTCGTTGATGTTGGAATAGTTGATCGTAGCTCCCACCTTTAACCACTTCTGTACTTGGTTATCAATTACCAGGCGGGCGTTGTAGCGCTTCTGGTAAGTGTTGATAATGGTGCCCTGCGCGTTGGCGTAGTTCAGGTACAGGCCGTAGGTAAGCTTGTCGTTGCCACCCGAAAACGACAGGTTGTGGTTCTGCGTCACCCCGGTTTGGGTGGTTGCATCCTGCCAGTCGGTGTCGTAAAGCGGGTTCAGGTTCTCGTCGAACAAGCGGTGCGGGTCGTTGGGGTTAGCCAGCGCCCGCCGCTTAATCATAGGGTTCTTGTTGACGTACTTACCAGCGGCCCAGCCAGCAGGGTCAAATTTCTGCACGTTCTGGTAGCCCAGGTCCTCAGTGGCCAGGAATCCCTTGGCATCGAGCACCGACAGCTTGCGGGCAATGTGGCTGACGCTCACGAAGGCGTCGTAGCTCACCTGCGAGCCTTCTTTGCCGCGCTTGGTCGTGATGATAATTACCCCGTTGCTGCCCTGCGAGCCGTAAATGGCCGTGGCCGAAGCGTCTTTAAGCACCTCGATGTTGGCAATGTCATTGGGGTTGATGCTGTTGATGCCCGAAGTCCAAAATACGCCGTCAACTACGATGAGCGGGTTGTTACCCGCGTTGATGGAGCCGTAGCCCCGGATGCGAATCACTGGGTTACCGGCGCCGGGCTGGCCTGAGTTCAGTGCCACACTCACGCCCGCTACCCGGCCTTGCAAACCCTGCCCGACGTTGATCACCGGGCGCTCGGTCAGCTCTTTGGCCGTTACACTGCCCACGGCGCCGGTCAGGTCCGAGCGCTTCTGGGTGCCGTAGCCCACCACCACTACCTCGTCCAGGGCCTTGTTATCCGTTACCAGCTTCACCGATAAGGTAGTGCGGCCGCCGAGGGCAATTTCCTGGGCTACGTAGCCCACCGAAGAAATCACCAGCGTTTCGTTGCCCGTGGGCAGGGTCAGCGTAAACCGGCCGTCGGCATCGGCGCTGACGCCCACGCCCACCGACCCTTTTACCACCACTGTAGCCCCCGGCAGTGGGCTGCCCTTGTCGTCTGTTATCTGCCCTTTCACCGTCGAGTCGACGTAGCGGAAGATGGGGGCCCCATGCGCTGCGGCCCGCGCGGCAGGCACTGCCACCGATGCTCCTACCGCGAGCAGCGATGCCCGGCACCAGTTACTGTTTAATAAAAAAGTTTGCATGGAAAAAGGGATGAGGGTGAAGAAAAAAGACGACCGGAAGGATGAGACGGCCGGAAACGAGAAGGCGATGAGAAAAATAAAAGTGAGCAATCGATTTTTTTCAGAAACAAACGATTGTTTTAGGGTGCTTAAATGTTTAAGCATCCCTGATGGGCTTTGTGACTCTTCAAACTGCTTTGCCCAAAGGCGGCAGCCGCTGGGCAAAGCCGCCAAAGAGCGGGGAAACGAAATAAGCAGAAAGAGCTAAAAAGTTATTTACTCTATTGATCAGGTAGTTATCAAGAGCTTCTTGCGTCGCAGAAAGCGGCAGAGAAACAAAGGGCGGCCGATAGAGGAGTCCGGTCATTCGGTGCTAGCTGCTTCGGCTAAAGCAACGGAAGGGTTTGGGCAAAGCTGCGGGGCAAAGTGTAGCGGGTTTTCGGGTGCCAATATCTACAATTTATTTTTATTATCATTATATAAAGGTATTACTAATGTTACGCACTGATTGCGCCTACGCTTCAGAAAGGGACTCCAGCTGCTTCAGCAAATACCCTTCCTACGCAATCCGTCAAAGTAGTGCGTAACATCAGGTATTATTTTACCAATTTGGCTCAAACCTTTTAGCATCCCCTTTAAATTGCTTTTCTTTGCGAACGCCTGGTTTGGCTAGCCGCGTTGCTGCCGCCAACGGCTTGTTTCCGGGTCCGTAGCCCGTAGCCTGTGGCCGCCCCCGCGTTTCGCCATTTTTTGTTTTCACCCCATCGTTGCCCCTGCATGACCACTTCCCTCCCGGGCCGGCTCCGGCCCGCCTGCAAACGATTCGCCTGGCTGCTGGGTGGCCTGCTGGCTTGGGCCACCGCCGCTCCGGCCCAAAGCCTCACCTCCTTTGTGGACCCCATGATTGGCACGGGCGGGCACGGCCACGTTTTTCTCGGGGCCAACGTGCCCTTCGGGGCTGTGCAGCTAGGGCCCCAGAATATTTTCAAGGGTTGGGACTGGTGCTCGGGCTACCATTATTCCGATAGCCTGCTGATTGGGTTCTCGCACACCCACCTCAGCGGCACGGGGGGCTCCGACCTGGGCGACGTGCTAGTGATGCCCTACACGGGGCCCCTCAAAACCGACAAGGGCCAGCAAAAGGCACCGCACCAGGGCTACCTCTCGCGCTACGCGCACAAAACCGAAACGGCCCGGCCCGGCTACTACGCCGTGACCCTGGCCGACTACGGCATCCGCGCCGAGCTGACGGCCACGGCCCGGGTGGGGATGCACCGCTACACGTTCCCGGCCGGGGCCCCGGAGGCGCACGTCATCATCGACTTAAAAGAAGGCATCAGCGATAAGTCCACCGATACGTACATCGAGCAGGTGGACGCGCGCACGTTCGTGGGCTACCGCTTCTCGACGGGCTGGGCCCGCGACCAGCGGCTGTACTTCGCCATCAAAACGTCGGTGCCCGTACCGCGGTTTGCCATTTACAACGAAGCTGCGCGGCTGACGGGCAAAAAGGGCCAGGGCGTGGCCATCAAGGGTGTGTTCAGCTTTCCTAAGTCGCCGGGCACGTTGCAGCTAAAGGTGGGCATTTCGCCCGTTAGCACGGAAAATGCGCTAGCTAACATCGCGGCCGAGATTCCGGGCTGGGACTTTGCCAAAGTGCAAAAAGCCGCCGATGCGCAGTGGAACCAGGAGTTGGCTAAAATCACCGTCGAGACGCCCGACCTGGTGGCCAAGCGCATATTCTACACGTCGCTCTACCACGCCTGGTTCGCCCCGGCACTCTTCAACGACGTCAACGGCGACTACTGCGGCACCGACAAAAAAGTTTACCCCAAGGCCCCGTTCGCCAACTACACTACGTTTTCGCTCTGGGACACGTACCGCACCGAGCAGTCCCTCTTCACCCTGGCCCAGCCCGAGCGGGTGGGCGACATGATGCAGTCGATGCTGGCCATTGGGCGGCAGCAGGGCAAGCTGCCCATCTGGCACCTGATGGGGAACGAAACCAACACGATGGTGGGCTATAGCGCCGTACCGGCCCTCGCCGAGGCCTACCTGAAGGGCACGCCGGGCCTGGACGCCAACGAGGTGCTGGCCCAGATGATTGCCTCCAGCACCCGCGACGACCAGGGCGTGCAGTACCTGAAGACCCTGGGCTTCATTCCGGCCGACAAGGAGCCCGAATCGGTAGCCAAGGCCCTGGAATACGCCATCGACGACTGGAGCATTGCGCAGGTGGCCAAGAAAATGGGCCGCCAGGACGACTACAAAACATACAGTGCCCGGGCCCTCTACTATAAGAAGTACTTCGACCCGAAAACGCGCTTCATGCGCGGCCTCACCACCGACGGCAAGTTCCAGCTGCCCTTCGACCCCATCCAGTCCATCCACCGCCAGAACAACTACACCGAGGGCAACGCCTGGCAGTACACTTGGCTGGTGCCCCACGACGTGCCCGGCCTCATCGGCCTGTTCGGCAGCGACGCCGCGTTTGTGCAGAAGCTCGACAGCCTGTTTGTGGTGCAGGGCAACCTGGGCGAGAGCGCCTCGCCCGACATTTCGGGCCTGATTGGCATGTACGCCCACGGCAACGAGCCCAGCCATGCTACCACCTACCTCTACGCCTATGCCGGCCAGCAGTGGAAAACTGCCGAAAAGGTGCGCCAGGTGCTGCGCGAAATGTACCGCGACCAGCCCGACGGCATCAGCGGCAACGAGGACTGCGGGCAGATGTCGGCTTGGTACATCATGTCGGCTCTTGGGTTCTACCCCGTTAGCCCTAGCAGCGGGGCCTACGTGCTGGGCAGCCCCCTCATGGACCGCGCCACCATCCGGCTGCCGCAGGGCAAAATGTTCGTCATTAACGCTAAAAATAACGGGCCTCAGAACCCTTACATCCAATCGGTTGCCCTGAATGGCAAGCCATACGCCAATAGCTACGTGCTGCATCGCGACATCGTGGCCGGTGGCACGCTGGAGCTGACGATGGGGCCCCGACCGAACACGGCGTTCGGCACCGCGGCGGCCAACCGGCCGAAGGTGGTGTACGAGTAACACCGCGTTGCTATGAATTATGAAGTAGAGATTATGAGTTGCGCCAGCTTTTACAGCTCGTGCCGCTCAGTAAATTCACAACTCCTAATTACCCCCTCCTTCCCGTGAAAAAGAAAATCCTCATCCACGACATCGCTAAGCACCTGGACGTGTCCATTGCCACGGTGTCGCTGGTGCTGAACGGCAAGGCCAAGGCGCAGCGCATCAGCGATGCGGTGGCCGAGCGGGTGCTGAAGTACGTGGACGAAGTAGGCTACAAGCCCAACCAGTTGGCCAAGAGCCTGCGCACGGGCAAAACGCACGTCATTGGCCTGATGGTAGAGGACATCGCCAACGCTTTCTTCGCCAAAATCGCTGCCCTGATTGAGCAGAAGGCCCTGGCTCGCGGCTACCGCATCATTTATTGCAGCACCAACAACGACGTGGCCCGCACCCGCGACCTGCTCACCATGTTACAGGAGCGGCATGTGGACGGCTACGCCCTAGCCGTGCCGCCCGGCCTTGAGGGCGAGGTGCGGGACCTAGTGCGCAGCGGTAAGCCCGTGGTGCTCTTCGACCGCCTACTGCCCGACGTGCTGGCCGATGCCGTGGTAGTGGACGGCCTCACGGGGACATACGAAGCTACCCGGCACCTGATAGCGCAAGGCTTCTCGTCGCTGGCCCTCGTCACGCTGCAATCGGAGCAGCTACAGCTGCGGGCCCGCCGGCATGGCTACGCGCAGGCCCTACAAGAGCGCGGCCGGC is a window from the Hymenobacter nivis genome containing:
- a CDS encoding GH92 family glycosyl hydrolase, coding for MTTSLPGRLRPACKRFAWLLGGLLAWATAAPAQSLTSFVDPMIGTGGHGHVFLGANVPFGAVQLGPQNIFKGWDWCSGYHYSDSLLIGFSHTHLSGTGGSDLGDVLVMPYTGPLKTDKGQQKAPHQGYLSRYAHKTETARPGYYAVTLADYGIRAELTATARVGMHRYTFPAGAPEAHVIIDLKEGISDKSTDTYIEQVDARTFVGYRFSTGWARDQRLYFAIKTSVPVPRFAIYNEAARLTGKKGQGVAIKGVFSFPKSPGTLQLKVGISPVSTENALANIAAEIPGWDFAKVQKAADAQWNQELAKITVETPDLVAKRIFYTSLYHAWFAPALFNDVNGDYCGTDKKVYPKAPFANYTTFSLWDTYRTEQSLFTLAQPERVGDMMQSMLAIGRQQGKLPIWHLMGNETNTMVGYSAVPALAEAYLKGTPGLDANEVLAQMIASSTRDDQGVQYLKTLGFIPADKEPESVAKALEYAIDDWSIAQVAKKMGRQDDYKTYSARALYYKKYFDPKTRFMRGLTTDGKFQLPFDPIQSIHRQNNYTEGNAWQYTWLVPHDVPGLIGLFGSDAAFVQKLDSLFVVQGNLGESASPDISGLIGMYAHGNEPSHATTYLYAYAGQQWKTAEKVRQVLREMYRDQPDGISGNEDCGQMSAWYIMSALGFYPVSPSSGAYVLGSPLMDRATIRLPQGKMFVINAKNNGPQNPYIQSVALNGKPYANSYVLHRDIVAGGTLELTMGPRPNTAFGTAAANRPKVVYE
- a CDS encoding LacI family DNA-binding transcriptional regulator, with the translated sequence MKKKILIHDIAKHLDVSIATVSLVLNGKAKAQRISDAVAERVLKYVDEVGYKPNQLAKSLRTGKTHVIGLMVEDIANAFFAKIAALIEQKALARGYRIIYCSTNNDVARTRDLLTMLQERHVDGYALAVPPGLEGEVRDLVRSGKPVVLFDRLLPDVLADAVVVDGLTGTYEATRHLIAQGFSSLALVTLQSEQLQLRARRHGYAQALQERGRPELVLEVPYGQDAEQLVQCILQFVQAHPNCDAMLFTTNYLGAYGLDALVRLGRRIPEHMAVISFDDSDLFRLYSPPITVIAQPMELIAESVINALLAALEGSSEPGRVTQIQLAPQLLVRQSSVRVR
- a CDS encoding basic secretory protein-like protein, which produces MKPLILLLVAAGVGRPATGAAQGAPVAKPGAGYVAKDSLTKGSYTLVFVSKDSAFSPVTKQRMMDTFFAVYPREAKRFNPRTLKKITFVVDPAYDGVAATGNGVATYNPAWLLKHPEDLGVVTHEVMHVVQAYPNGSCPGWLTEGIADYVRYAYGVNNVRGDGSYPTTRPGKTTPTATASWPASWSGWSSTGTPK
- a CDS encoding basic secretory protein-like protein, giving the protein MMARFLVWLEQHGHPKIVTALDAAARNRIYSPEIWQQQTGQTLDELWAAYAANPAVQLTYR
- a CDS encoding RagB/SusD family nutrient uptake outer membrane protein is translated as MFSNIQRFIRPAAFSVALLAATGCKNFLDVDSRSNLRPDDYYTTAGQAQSAIDGLYDNLRLVQDGTGYGEAIWITLDLMPGHATTLGQSFNNGQLLLQSIDPANPFFSDVWNSAYNGIGSANLAITRIPAISMDEAKKKSLLGEAYFIRAYLYSLLAQLYGDVPLLTNPVTGPGPDLYPARSPVADVYKLIISDLQLAEAAGLPVVDRSGRISQSAAQSLLASVYLTTAGYPMQIKENYQKAADEAAKVIDAGNYPLFDNYLYLHDNPHKNQGELILQAQYANGIATNGLSSQVVPYFSGISAYGDETGSLIPTDGFFNSYEAGDLRTQEQQFYFSQYPSFKNPAAGIVKFNAHALYKYFQLESALNRNYGSDENWTLLRMPEVMLIFAEATNEAGAASAKAYAQVNAIRTRAKLPNLTPGLSQEQFRQAVWKERYHELAYENKAYFDIQRTRKTYDVVNNKFVDVVGFKAEVGPPFQAKYLLWGLPSAEISNNNKLVQNPGW
- a CDS encoding SusC/RagA family TonB-linked outer membrane protein → MQTFLLNSNWCRASLLAVGASVAVPAARAAAHGAPIFRYVDSTVKGQITDDKGSPLPGATVVVKGSVGVGVSADADGRFTLTLPTGNETLVISSVGYVAQEIALGGRTTLSVKLVTDNKALDEVVVVGYGTQKRSDLTGAVGSVTAKELTERPVINVGQGLQGRVAGVSVALNSGQPGAGNPVIRIRGYGSINAGNNPLIVVDGVFWTSGINSINPNDIANIEVLKDASATAIYGSQGSNGVIIITTKRGKEGSQVSYDAFVSVSHIARKLSVLDAKGFLATEDLGYQNVQKFDPAGWAAGKYVNKNPMIKRRALANPNDPHRLFDENLNPLYDTDWQDATTQTGVTQNHNLSFSGGNDKLTYGLYLNYANAQGTIINTYQKRYNARLVIDNQVQKWLKVGATINYSNINESIGNDFTGGNNIPRMMIEMPSIFPTKYLDGTYAKRQDYPDMESGDNPVAIAQQDQELRSRQIFSGNGYASFTILPSLNFRSVLGTTIESRNDPSFASTLIQLRGQQGYASLNTFNSTALQWQNYLTFNKQISENGTLNVVAGVDARRFNSLSNGASTTLLVDNAYNYYNLGVGSTPNPPSSDYQADQFFSLFARANYNYKNRYLLTGTIRRDGSSRFGADNKSAVFPSAAVAWRISEEDFLKDNSIISDLKLRFGYGRTGNSGPDFGNYVSQSFLGTSSYVFNGNRTNGIAINSLGNPTLKWETADQFDLGLNVGLLQNRITLEADIYQRTTNNLLLNAPVPRSSGYGSIPSNIGSVRNRGLELALNTVNVQTTDFTWNTTFNISFLQNRILALGAANDDIFPGPNFLNQTNVLRVGQPVGSFFGLERLGTWSTAEADQALKYNRLPGDLKFKDQNGDGQINDQDRVLLGKNIPTGFGTFINNFRYKNFDLLVDLQFTYGNSVMNLTEHSAQDRTGQANSYTRALTDAWTPDNQNTSIAQVRPSYLSYDTRIDSYKVENGSFIRGRNASFGYNFNNALTKRAGLTRLRVYVAAQNYFLITKYFGYDPETSTFNNAFSQGIQFFDYPKARSFTAGLNVSF